A portion of the Bdellovibrio bacteriovorus genome contains these proteins:
- the rpsQ gene encoding 30S ribosomal protein S17 → MSTETNTRGRKIEVTGEVVSDKMDKTISVLIYRMVKHPKYGKYVKKTSVFKAHDEKNQAKTGDIVKIRETRPLSKTKRWTLAEVVEAAKA, encoded by the coding sequence ATGAGTACAGAAACTAATACTAGAGGTCGTAAAATTGAAGTTACCGGCGAAGTAGTCAGCGACAAAATGGATAAAACCATTTCTGTTCTTATCTACCGCATGGTTAAACATCCAAAATACGGAAAATATGTTAAGAAGACATCTGTATTCAAGGCTCATGACGAAAAGAACCAAGCTAAAACTGGTGATATCGTTAAGATCCGTGAAACTCGCCCTCTTAGCAAAACTAAACGTTGGACTTTGGCTGAAGTAGTCGAAGCCGCTAAGGCATAG
- the rpmC gene encoding 50S ribosomal protein L29 has translation MKFTEIKDLSVTELKKRRTAFAEELFQARIKNSIGQLSNPLVIRDLRKNIAKINTAIVKKVAR, from the coding sequence ATGAAGTTCACTGAGATTAAAGATCTTTCTGTAACTGAATTAAAAAAGCGTAGAACAGCTTTCGCTGAGGAGTTGTTCCAAGCGCGTATCAAAAATTCCATCGGTCAGCTTTCAAACCCGTTGGTAATTCGTGATCTTCGTAAGAATATCGCGAAAATCAATACAGCCATTGTTAAAAAAGTGGCGAGGTAG
- the rplP gene encoding 50S ribosomal protein L16 — protein MLSPKRVKHRKQFVGRATGFAVRGSNLDFGDYGLQCVEEGRLTARQLEAGRIAISRSVKRGGKIWCRVFPNIPVTKKPAETRMGSGKGNPELWVARCLPGKILFEMNGVTREQAKEAFERAAHKLPFKTRFLVRE, from the coding sequence GTGTTAAGTCCTAAAAGAGTAAAACATCGTAAACAATTCGTAGGTCGTGCAACTGGTTTCGCAGTTCGTGGCTCTAACCTTGACTTCGGAGACTACGGTCTTCAGTGCGTTGAGGAAGGTCGCCTTACAGCTCGTCAACTAGAAGCAGGCCGTATCGCTATCTCTCGTTCAGTAAAGCGTGGTGGTAAAATTTGGTGCCGTGTGTTCCCAAATATTCCAGTAACCAAAAAGCCTGCTGAAACTCGTATGGGTAGCGGTAAAGGTAATCCAGAACTTTGGGTTGCACGCTGTCTTCCAGGTAAAATCCTGTTTGAAATGAACGGCGTCACTCGCGAGCAAGCTAAAGAAGCTTTCGAGCGCGCGGCTCACAAGCTCCCTTTTAAAACTCGTTTCTTGGTAAGGGAGTAG
- the rplN gene encoding 50S ribosomal protein L14, with translation MIQMQTRLNVADNSGAKEVMCVKVLGGSKRRVASIGDVIVVSIKEALPNAKVKKGDVAKAVVVRTVQKLRRPDGSYIRFDDNSAVLINAAKEPIGTRIFGPVARELRAKSFVKIVSLAPEVL, from the coding sequence ATGATTCAAATGCAAACAAGACTCAATGTTGCTGACAACTCTGGCGCGAAAGAAGTTATGTGCGTTAAGGTCCTTGGTGGATCTAAACGTCGTGTTGCTTCTATCGGTGACGTCATTGTCGTTTCTATTAAAGAAGCTTTGCCAAATGCAAAAGTAAAAAAGGGTGACGTAGCTAAAGCCGTTGTTGTTAGAACTGTTCAAAAATTGCGTCGTCCAGACGGATCTTACATCCGTTTCGATGATAACTCTGCAGTTTTGATCAACGCAGCTAAAGAGCCCATCGGAACACGTATCTTTGGCCCAGTTGCCAGAGAATTGAGAGCTAAATCTTTCGTAAAGATTGTATCACTAGCTCCGGAAGTACTGTAG
- the rplE gene encoding 50S ribosomal protein L5 yields the protein MNRLQNKYQKEIAPSLMKQLGAKNVMQVPRLEKITLSVCLSEAVQNPKILNTVVDEITAISGQKAVITKAKKAISNFKLRAGIPLGVRVTLRRDRMWSFMDRLNTLALPRVRDFRGLPNKGFDGRGNYNMGLKEQIVFPEINYDKVDKVRGMNITICTTAKNDAEGRALLEALGMPFRK from the coding sequence ATGAATCGTTTACAGAATAAATACCAAAAAGAAATCGCTCCTTCATTGATGAAACAATTAGGCGCGAAAAACGTGATGCAAGTTCCTCGTTTAGAGAAAATCACTCTAAGCGTGTGCTTAAGCGAAGCAGTTCAAAATCCAAAAATTTTGAACACTGTTGTTGATGAGATCACTGCGATCTCTGGACAAAAAGCGGTTATCACTAAAGCTAAAAAAGCGATCTCTAACTTCAAATTGCGTGCTGGCATCCCATTGGGTGTTCGCGTGACTTTGCGTAGAGACCGTATGTGGTCTTTCATGGATCGTTTGAACACGTTGGCACTACCTCGCGTACGTGACTTCCGTGGTTTGCCTAATAAAGGTTTCGACGGCCGTGGTAACTACAACATGGGCTTGAAAGAGCAAATCGTATTCCCGGAAATCAACTACGATAAAGTAGATAAAGTCCGCGGTATGAACATCACTATTTGTACAACAGCGAAAAACGACGCTGAGGGCAGAGCGCTTCTTGAAGCACTTGGTATGCCCTTCAGAAAGTAA